Sequence from the Thermococcus nautili genome:
AACCTTATCACCAAACGACATCGAGGGAAAGTCGCTGGAGGGCATTTAAACGTTTGTGCCGAAAAGTTAAATAATCGCCCGCCCAACTTAGACCGGTGAAGCGGGAGTGGAGGAATGGGACGAGGTTGAGGTTCCCAAGAACGTTAAGGACATCTTCATCGAGATGAAGAACACGGCCGAGCTCATGGTTGATTTGGCCTATTCGGCGGTTCTCTTCAAGGAGAAGGAGATGGCGGAGGAGGTTTTGGAGCTTGAGGAATACCTTGACATACTGAACTACAACCTCGCGGTGAGGGCCGTTTTGGCGGCGAGGAATATGAAAGAAGCGGAAAGGATAACGTCCATTCTCCAGATGGCCCGCTCCATAGACGACATCTCCGACGCGGCAGGGGATTTGGCGAAAATGGTCCTTGAGGAAAAGCTCCATCCGCTGATTACAGAAGTAATCCTGGAGAGCGAAGAAACCATAGGCAAAATCGTCGTTTCCCCCGAGTCTGTGCTGGTCGGCAAAACCCTTGAGGAGCTCGACCTCGCGACGAACACCGGGGTGAGGATAATCGCAATAAGGCGCGGAAAGAGGTGGATTTTCGACCCCGACGAGGACACCAAGATATTCCCCAACGACATCCTCATCGGCAGGGGAACGAGAACTGCCCTGGACTACCTGAAGGAGATAGCGAGGGGCAACATCAAGGTGATGCCCAATGAATGAGTTCGACGAGATTAGGAACTGCCTCGTCGAGATGAAGGATTTATCGGCCCTCATGATTGACCTGGCCTTTTCATCGGTCATGTACAACAGCGAGGACATAGCCGAGGAGGTCTATCTCTTAGAGGAGAAGATGGACGACCTGACTTTGAAGGTCAAGAAGCTTGCCCTCCGCGCGGCTAAGAGGGAAGAAGACCCCGAAAGCCTGCTGAGCATAATAGACCTGGCGGACATCAACGAGCGCATAAGCGATGCCGCCTACGGGATAGCGGACATAATCCTCCGCGACATCGAGCCCCACCCGATTATTCAGAAGATAATGGAGGACACCGAGGAGGAGCTCGGTCGCGTTACTGTAAGGGCCGGCTCGGTTCTCATCGGCAAGACCCTTGAACAGCTCAAGCTTCCGAGCAAGATAGGCACGAGGATTCTGGCAATAAAGCGCGGCGAGCGCTACATCTACAACCCCGGAAGGAAGGACACGATTGAAGAAGGTGACGTCCTCATAGCGGTCAGCTCGGACATGGACAAGCTGAGAAAGCTGGCGGGCGAGGAAGTGGAAGAGGAGGAGTGACCTCTTTCATTCGAAAACTTTTTATTCTCTGCTGTAGTTTCTCTTGCAGTGGTCGCGGTGAAGCTGAGGACTCTGGCGGTAGTGCTGGGTGTTCTCCTCGTAACTGCGTATTCCCTCGCGTGGCTCCACGAGAGAACCTTAGTGCATCACGGAAGCTCCCGCGTTTTCTGGCTTGAGGGAGAGAACATAACCTCAAACGGCTCCAACCTCTCAAGCATCCTCGGGGACTTCAGGACACTGGGGTTCGTCGAAAGAGAAGTTAACGGCTCCGTCGGCATGAGACTCCGGTATATCCCCCGGGCGCTGTGGGCCACCGCAGGGCAGTGCAGTATTGAAGGGCCACTCCTGATAACGCTGTCCCCAAACCGGACAACTTCAATAGAGCACATCTCGGTCAGGGCCACCCTCGCCGGCGATGGATGGGCCGACGAAATCTGGCCCGATTTTGCAGACCCCAACCCCATCGTCATCCCTCCCAAATTCGAAGGAGGGCCGAGCTGTCCCGGCGAAAGCGAGGAAAGTCTGTGCGCCCGGTTCTGGGCGGTTAAGCCCCTCTGGGGCAGGAAGGTAAGGCTGTATCTCCATCCGGACTTTACCCTGCTCCAAAACGGCTCCACATGCAACGGGAGCGTTCTCCTTGAGGTCCGCGTTGAATACCTGGTGAGAACGGGCTTTTTCACGTCCAGGCGGGAAGCGATGGTTGTCAGGCTCCCAGTGAAGCTCCACATCTACAACCTTCCAGAGCCGACATCCAGGATAGTTGTGAGGTACAAAAACGAAACTACCGTATATCCTCGTCCCTGACGAGCCCCTTCGCGTAGGGACAGAGCTCCTTCAGCGGACAGCTTTCGCACTTCGGCCTTATCGGCTTGCATATGCTCCTCCCGTGGTCTACCATCGCGTGGTTCACGTAAATCCACTTGTCCCTCGGAATCAGCT
This genomic interval carries:
- a CDS encoding potassium channel family protein yields the protein MNEFDEIRNCLVEMKDLSALMIDLAFSSVMYNSEDIAEEVYLLEEKMDDLTLKVKKLALRAAKREEDPESLLSIIDLADINERISDAAYGIADIILRDIEPHPIIQKIMEDTEEELGRVTVRAGSVLIGKTLEQLKLPSKIGTRILAIKRGERYIYNPGRKDTIEEGDVLIAVSSDMDKLRKLAGEEVEEEE
- a CDS encoding potassium channel family protein, which produces MEEWDEVEVPKNVKDIFIEMKNTAELMVDLAYSAVLFKEKEMAEEVLELEEYLDILNYNLAVRAVLAARNMKEAERITSILQMARSIDDISDAAGDLAKMVLEEKLHPLITEVILESEETIGKIVVSPESVLVGKTLEELDLATNTGVRIIAIRRGKRWIFDPDEDTKIFPNDILIGRGTRTALDYLKEIARGNIKVMPNE